Proteins encoded by one window of Cyclobacteriaceae bacterium:
- a CDS encoding type IX secretion system membrane protein PorP/SprF, producing the protein MLLRKPTRYSVFLILLGGVFILFSPREVTAQDPQFSQFYAAPLYLNPALTGGTGQARAGINYRNQWPAIDANFTTMSAYFDYFIEDARSGVGIILNRDIEGLAGLRSLNVGLQYSYELQFSENLGFRPGAQIALYNRDINFNRLTFGDQFDPQTGEIINPTTAEQFRTNFSKTFVDLSLGGVLFTKSAWLGVAAFHLNQPNQSIIDENSPLPIKLSVHGGFKYYMKPGVKGSGVYAQEAERSIAPVFQYRHQGEFDQLDLGLYYTAEPLVLGLWYRGVPFKQVNGFVNNESIVLLLGFTNIGAKQALNIGYSYDYTISKLGAGSGGAHEFSMVYTWPMRDPRKPPRDKLVIPCPDF; encoded by the coding sequence ATGCTGTTGCGTAAACCGACCCGTTATTCTGTTTTTTTGATTCTCCTTGGCGGAGTGTTTATACTTTTTTCACCGCGGGAAGTAACTGCGCAGGATCCGCAGTTCTCGCAGTTCTACGCAGCGCCCCTTTACTTAAATCCAGCGCTTACCGGGGGTACCGGGCAGGCACGTGCCGGCATTAACTACCGCAACCAGTGGCCGGCCATTGATGCCAACTTCACTACTATGTCGGCTTACTTTGATTATTTCATTGAAGATGCCAGGAGTGGAGTAGGTATAATCCTGAATAGGGATATTGAAGGTCTTGCCGGATTACGTTCCTTGAATGTCGGGTTACAGTATTCCTATGAACTTCAGTTTTCTGAAAACCTCGGGTTTCGCCCGGGCGCACAGATTGCGTTATACAATCGTGATATCAATTTTAACCGGTTAACGTTTGGTGATCAGTTTGATCCGCAGACCGGTGAGATTATTAATCCGACAACAGCCGAACAATTCCGTACCAACTTCAGCAAAACATTTGTTGATCTTTCACTTGGTGGTGTGCTGTTCACCAAATCGGCATGGCTGGGTGTGGCGGCCTTTCACCTCAATCAACCAAATCAATCCATCATTGATGAAAACAGTCCGCTGCCGATCAAGCTTTCGGTACATGGCGGTTTCAAATATTATATGAAGCCCGGAGTGAAGGGCAGTGGCGTGTATGCCCAGGAAGCCGAACGCAGCATCGCACCGGTTTTTCAATACCGCCATCAGGGCGAGTTTGATCAGCTTGACCTCGGGTTGTATTACACGGCCGAACCGCTTGTACTCGGCTTGTGGTACCGTGGTGTGCCATTCAAGCAAGTCAATGGGTTTGTAAATAATGAGTCGATTGTTTTGTTGCTGGGCTTCACGAACATTGGCGCCAAGCAGGCATTGAACATTGGCTACAGTTACGACTATACCATTTCCAAACTGGGTGCAGGCAGTGGCGGTGCGCACGAGTTTAGTATGGTTTATACATGGCCGATGCGCGATCCGCGCAAACCACCCCGCGACAAACTGGTGATTCCGTGTCCGGATTTTTGA
- a CDS encoding toxin-antitoxin system YwqK family antitoxin — protein MTCVKKTANLLVVLFIVIITCKCTFHGNKDGLVREYHKNGKIFPEIYYENGKKNGVFFVWYDNGQLHDSAFFKNDSLVGPSVSYYKNGNKNKLSYRNENHKLEGDYFFWYEDGVLGSIRHYKNGKIHGEDKMYYRTGQLNRLKNYNNGQLNGVSVFFKENGDTLKIELYQDGVLLNSKE, from the coding sequence ATGACATGTGTAAAGAAAACTGCTAATCTCTTGGTGGTTTTATTTATTGTTATAATTACTTGTAAATGCACCTTTCATGGCAACAAAGATGGTTTAGTAAGAGAGTACCATAAAAACGGTAAGATTTTTCCAGAAATTTATTACGAGAATGGGAAGAAGAACGGTGTTTTTTTTGTTTGGTATGATAATGGGCAGTTGCATGATTCCGCCTTTTTTAAAAATGATAGTCTAGTTGGGCCTTCAGTATCATATTATAAAAATGGGAACAAGAATAAATTGAGTTATCGCAATGAAAATCATAAGCTTGAAGGAGATTATTTTTTCTGGTACGAAGATGGAGTACTCGGGAGTATAAGGCATTATAAGAATGGAAAAATACATGGCGAAGACAAAATGTATTATAGAACTGGTCAACTGAATAGACTAAAAAATTATAATAACGGACAACTTAACGGTGTGAGTGTTTTCTTTAAGGAAAATGGTGACACTTTAAAGATAGAGTTATACCAAGATGGTGTATTACTTAATTCTAAAGAATAA
- a CDS encoding trimeric intracellular cation channel family protein, translating to MVFQYPLELIGTFFFAISGALAMQDKEHDWFAAAFTGFLTAIGGGTIRDMMLGSYPLVWIGDINFLYAVLIGVVTAILFFRVFIKLRRTFMLFDTLGISFFTILGVEKAIGLGVQPEIAAIMGMFTAVMGGVIRDTLTNELPVIFRKEIYATACLAGAIVYLLIDIHTPLERNYNLSISILVIICIRLVALKFKLALPGFRKIEK from the coding sequence GTGGTCTTTCAATACCCGCTTGAACTTATCGGTACATTTTTCTTCGCCATCTCCGGTGCGCTGGCGATGCAAGACAAGGAGCACGACTGGTTTGCCGCGGCCTTCACGGGATTCTTAACGGCCATCGGTGGCGGTACCATCCGCGACATGATGTTGGGAAGCTATCCGTTGGTTTGGATTGGCGACATCAACTTTCTATACGCGGTGCTGATCGGTGTGGTAACAGCCATTCTCTTCTTCCGCGTGTTCATCAAACTACGCAGAACGTTCATGCTGTTCGATACACTTGGTATTTCGTTCTTCACCATCCTCGGTGTAGAGAAGGCTATCGGTCTGGGCGTGCAGCCGGAGATAGCCGCTATCATGGGCATGTTCACAGCGGTAATGGGTGGCGTTATCCGCGACACGCTCACCAACGAACTGCCGGTGATCTTCCGAAAGGAAATTTATGCCACTGCGTGTCTGGCTGGTGCCATCGTCTACCTTCTTATAGACATCCACACACCACTGGAGCGCAACTACAACCTCTCCATTTCAATTCTGGTGATCATCTGCATCCGGTTGGTGGCGCTGAAGTTTAAGTTGGCGTTACCGGGCTTCAGGAAAATTGAAAAGTAA
- a CDS encoding GNAT family N-acetyltransferase, which yields MEHNNIIVRLATADDKHYAPTITQEMEESAKARGTGIAKRSPEYIEMKMEEGKAVIAVTSDGTWVGFCYIEAWQHEKYVANSGLIVSPAFRKSGVATDIKKKIFELSRKKYPEAKIFGLTTGLAVMKINSDLGYEPVTYSELTTDEEFWKGCRSCVNFEILMSKNRTNCMCTAMLFDPAEAAAKIQAAQPVKSQTVVTADGKLKRKRRRRFKGNFKLFERWVKFKQYVLLRSRNKNNGSGTGEPKKNSILSFFFW from the coding sequence ATGGAACATAACAACATCATCGTCCGGCTGGCCACAGCAGACGACAAACACTACGCACCCACCATCACACAGGAGATGGAAGAATCCGCGAAAGCGCGCGGAACCGGCATTGCCAAACGCTCACCCGAATACATCGAGATGAAGATGGAGGAGGGTAAGGCAGTAATAGCCGTTACCTCCGATGGAACCTGGGTGGGCTTTTGCTACATCGAAGCATGGCAACACGAGAAGTACGTGGCCAACTCCGGCCTCATTGTGTCGCCCGCGTTTCGCAAGAGTGGTGTGGCTACCGACATCAAAAAGAAAATATTCGAACTGTCGCGGAAGAAATATCCCGAAGCCAAAATATTCGGACTCACCACGGGGCTGGCAGTGATGAAGATCAACTCCGATCTGGGCTATGAGCCGGTAACCTATTCCGAGCTAACCACCGATGAAGAATTCTGGAAAGGTTGCCGCAGCTGCGTGAACTTTGAAATATTGATGAGCAAAAACCGCACGAACTGCATGTGCACGGCTATGCTGTTCGATCCGGCAGAAGCCGCTGCAAAAATTCAGGCGGCACAGCCTGTGAAGTCGCAAACCGTGGTTACTGCCGATGGAAAACTGAAGCGGAAGCGCAGGCGCAGGTTTAAAGGCAACTTTAAGCTGTTTGAGCGTTGGGTGAAGTTCAAGCAGTACGTGCTGTTGCGTTCGCGCAACAAGAATAATGGCTCTGGTACAGGTGAGCCGAAGAAGAATTCTATTTTAAGTTTTTTCTTTTGGTAA
- the argG gene encoding argininosuccinate synthase gives MKKKIVLAFSGGLDTSFCVKYLKDDMHVDVHTITVNTGGFDEAELKRIEAHALSLGAVNHKTVDETRTYYDKVIRYLVYGNVLKNNAYPLSVSAERMSQALAVAEYAKSIGADGVAHGSTGAGNDQVRFDMVLNILLPGIEIITPIRELKLSREAEIAYLKEKGVAMNFEKAQYSINKGIWGTSVGGKETLNSLGMLPEEAWPTPVTKSGSERVVLHFEKGELKKVNEQQFSHPVEAIQYLQQLAGPYGIGRDIHVGDTIIGIKGRVGFEAAAPMLIIKAHHALEKHVLTKWQLSWKDQLAQFYGNWLHEGQYLDPVMRDIEAFLTSTQQHVTGEVHVELYPYRFQVLGIESPYDLMSAKFGKYGEMNLGWTGDDVKGFTKIFGNQVGIYHAIQNDVEN, from the coding sequence ATGAAGAAGAAAATTGTTTTGGCCTTCAGCGGAGGGCTCGATACCTCATTTTGTGTCAAGTACCTGAAGGATGACATGCATGTGGATGTGCATACCATCACGGTAAATACCGGTGGCTTTGATGAAGCCGAATTGAAGCGCATTGAAGCACATGCGTTGTCGTTAGGTGCGGTAAATCATAAAACGGTTGATGAAACACGAACGTACTACGACAAGGTTATCCGTTACCTGGTTTATGGAAATGTGTTGAAGAATAACGCATACCCCTTAAGTGTAAGCGCGGAGCGGATGTCGCAGGCGTTGGCGGTAGCTGAATATGCCAAATCAATTGGTGCAGATGGCGTGGCCCACGGCAGTACCGGTGCCGGTAACGATCAGGTACGTTTTGATATGGTGTTGAATATTCTGCTTCCGGGAATAGAAATCATTACCCCTATTCGTGAGTTAAAACTTTCGCGTGAAGCAGAGATTGCCTACCTGAAAGAGAAGGGTGTGGCGATGAATTTTGAAAAAGCACAATACTCTATTAATAAAGGAATCTGGGGAACATCCGTTGGTGGAAAGGAAACCCTTAACTCGTTGGGTATGTTACCCGAAGAAGCGTGGCCTACACCGGTAACAAAATCCGGAAGTGAGCGGGTGGTGTTGCATTTTGAAAAGGGCGAGTTGAAAAAAGTGAATGAGCAGCAGTTTTCTCACCCGGTTGAAGCTATTCAGTATCTGCAACAACTTGCCGGGCCGTATGGTATTGGTCGTGATATTCACGTAGGCGATACCATCATTGGTATTAAAGGCCGTGTTGGGTTTGAAGCTGCTGCACCCATGCTGATCATCAAAGCGCATCATGCGTTGGAGAAACACGTGCTTACCAAGTGGCAATTGAGTTGGAAGGATCAATTGGCACAGTTTTATGGCAACTGGTTGCATGAAGGTCAGTACCTTGATCCCGTTATGCGCGATATCGAGGCATTTCTGACCAGCACGCAACAACACGTAACCGGAGAAGTACATGTTGAACTCTATCCCTACCGTTTTCAAGTGTTGGGCATTGAATCACCTTATGATTTGATGTCGGCTAAATTTGGCAAGTACGGGGAGATGAATTTGGGTTGGACCGGTGATGACGTGAAAGGCTTTACGAAAATATTTGGCAATCAGGTTGGGATTTATCACGCAATACAGAACGATGTTGAAAATTAA
- the argC gene encoding N-acetyl-gamma-glutamyl-phosphate reductase, producing the protein MLKIKAGIIGGAGYTGGETLRLLINHPGVTVTYVHSRSHAGKPVHTVHTDLIGETDLNFSDSISSDVDVLYLCMGHGESKKFLQENAINSSVKIIDLGNDFRLGDSAAGRAFIYGLPELNRESIRFAQSIANPGCFATAIQLGLLPLASKGLLKEVYTTGITGSTGAGQKLQDTTHFTWRASNISAYKTLTHQHVPEINQSLKQLQPTFEGRVNFVPWRGDFTRGIFVSSVVESQKSLYELNQLYKEFYKGHPFTHVSDAMIDLKQVVNTNKCLIYLEKEGNKLVIHSAIDNLLKGASGQAVQNMNIMFGLDETLGLKLKGNVF; encoded by the coding sequence ATGTTGAAAATTAAAGCTGGTATTATTGGCGGGGCAGGGTATACCGGAGGGGAAACACTTCGGCTGTTGATTAACCACCCGGGTGTAACCGTGACGTATGTTCACAGCAGAAGCCATGCGGGTAAACCGGTGCATACCGTGCATACCGATTTGATTGGAGAAACGGATTTGAATTTTTCAGATTCAATTTCTTCCGATGTGGATGTATTGTACTTGTGCATGGGGCATGGAGAAAGTAAAAAATTTCTGCAAGAAAACGCAATAAACAGTTCGGTAAAAATCATTGATCTTGGTAATGATTTTCGGCTGGGTGATAGCGCTGCGGGTCGCGCTTTTATATATGGTTTACCTGAATTGAACCGTGAGTCAATTCGCTTTGCGCAAAGCATTGCCAATCCGGGTTGCTTTGCTACCGCGATTCAGTTGGGGTTGTTACCGTTGGCGAGTAAAGGTTTGTTGAAAGAAGTATATACAACCGGTATAACCGGCTCAACTGGTGCCGGACAAAAACTTCAGGACACAACGCATTTTACCTGGCGGGCTAGTAATATCTCGGCCTATAAAACGCTTACACATCAACATGTGCCTGAGATCAATCAATCGCTAAAGCAGTTGCAACCAACATTTGAGGGCAGAGTAAATTTTGTGCCGTGGCGTGGTGATTTCACCCGCGGTATTTTCGTGAGTTCAGTGGTGGAAAGTCAGAAATCGTTATATGAATTGAATCAGTTATACAAGGAATTCTATAAAGGTCATCCCTTTACACATGTGTCAGATGCTATGATCGATCTGAAACAGGTGGTAAACACCAACAAGTGTTTGATCTATCTGGAGAAAGAAGGAAATAAATTAGTGATACATTCTGCTATCGATAACTTATTGAAAGGAGCATCCGGACAGGCCGTACAAAACATGAACATCATGTTCGGATTGGATGAGACCTTAGGATTGAAGTTGAAAGGAAACGTATTTTAA
- a CDS encoding aminotransferase class III-fold pyridoxal phosphate-dependent enzyme encodes MKLFDVYPLFNITPVKAEGSWIWDDQGQQYLDLYGGHAVISIGHSHPHYVKRITDQLQQIGFYSNSVQNPMQEELAEKLGTLSGCPDYQLFLCNSGAEANENALKLASFVTGRKKIIAFKKAFHGRTSGAVAATDNPKIIAPFNAGHDIVFVPMNDEQAFEEILNDQVAAVIIEGIQGVGGIHVPEDSFLQFLESKCKANGSLLILDEIQSGYGRTGKFFAHQYAGVKPGLITTAKGMGNGFPIGGVLIHPDIKPWSGMLGTTFGGNYLACAAALAVLEVIENEKLIENAAKLGGYLIDQLNDFSAIPHVRGRGLMLGFDLPEAKKSVRTDLLMKHHIFTGEAKPNTIRLLPSLAVTKNELDIFLQALKQELE; translated from the coding sequence ATGAAACTATTTGACGTTTATCCGCTCTTCAACATTACACCGGTAAAAGCCGAGGGTTCGTGGATTTGGGATGATCAGGGTCAACAGTATCTTGATCTTTATGGTGGCCATGCGGTTATTTCCATCGGTCATTCCCATCCGCATTATGTAAAACGGATCACGGATCAACTCCAGCAAATCGGATTCTATTCCAACAGCGTTCAGAATCCGATGCAGGAAGAGTTGGCCGAAAAACTTGGAACACTTTCCGGCTGTCCGGATTATCAACTCTTTCTTTGTAATTCAGGTGCAGAAGCAAACGAGAATGCGTTGAAGCTTGCATCTTTCGTTACCGGAAGAAAAAAAATTATCGCATTTAAAAAAGCATTTCACGGCCGCACGTCCGGTGCGGTAGCAGCAACCGACAACCCTAAAATTATCGCCCCTTTTAATGCCGGGCATGATATTGTGTTTGTGCCGATGAATGATGAGCAAGCATTTGAAGAGATATTGAATGATCAGGTAGCGGCTGTTATCATAGAAGGTATTCAGGGTGTTGGTGGAATTCACGTTCCTGAGGATTCATTTCTTCAATTTCTTGAATCCAAATGTAAGGCTAATGGATCATTGCTGATCCTGGATGAAATTCAATCGGGCTACGGTCGCACCGGAAAGTTTTTTGCGCATCAATATGCGGGTGTAAAGCCTGGTCTTATTACAACTGCCAAAGGCATGGGCAACGGTTTTCCAATTGGAGGCGTGTTGATTCATCCCGATATAAAACCGTGGAGCGGTATGTTGGGTACTACGTTTGGCGGTAACTACCTGGCGTGTGCGGCTGCGTTGGCCGTGTTAGAGGTTATTGAAAATGAAAAGCTGATTGAGAATGCAGCGAAACTTGGCGGTTACCTGATTGATCAGTTAAATGATTTTAGTGCGATACCTCATGTTCGTGGCCGCGGACTCATGCTTGGGTTTGATTTGCCCGAAGCGAAAAAGTCGGTTAGAACAGATTTGCTGATGAAGCATCATATTTTCACGGGTGAAGCCAAGCCCAACACGATTCGGTTGCTGCCTTCATTGGCCGTAACCAAGAATGAGCTGGATATTTTTTTACAAGCGTTGAAGCAAGAATTGGAATGA
- a CDS encoding acetylornithine carbamoyltransferase, protein MKNFVSIQDVTSISRLVDKALAYKTNPLADKSLGAGKRMGLLFLNPSMRTRLSTQIAAQNLGMDTIVFNVGPEGWALEFEEEVIMSGTTVEHVKDAAPVLGKYFDVLGLRTFPLLKHKEEDYCELVINQFIKYSGIPIVSLESATLHPLQSLTDVITISETFKENRRPKVVLTWAPHVKALPQCVANSFAQWINAWGEADFVIAHPEDYELDVQFTKGATITHNQEEALRDADYVYVKNWSTYTDYGKIYCNDPSWMLTNQKLAKTNQAKVMHCLPVRRNVELSDEVLDSANSLVTQQAGNRVWAAQVVLSEILKSNRK, encoded by the coding sequence ATGAAGAATTTTGTTTCCATACAGGATGTGACGAGTATTTCGCGATTGGTGGATAAAGCACTGGCGTATAAAACAAATCCGTTGGCAGATAAGTCATTGGGAGCAGGCAAGCGAATGGGCCTGCTGTTTCTGAACCCCAGCATGCGCACACGACTAAGCACACAAATAGCTGCGCAGAATCTGGGAATGGATACGATTGTATTTAATGTAGGGCCGGAAGGTTGGGCGCTTGAGTTTGAAGAAGAAGTGATCATGAGCGGCACCACGGTGGAACATGTGAAAGATGCAGCCCCGGTGCTGGGTAAGTATTTTGATGTTTTGGGTTTGCGTACCTTTCCGCTATTGAAACATAAAGAGGAGGATTACTGTGAATTGGTCATCAATCAGTTTATCAAGTATTCCGGTATTCCAATTGTGAGTTTGGAGAGTGCAACGTTGCATCCGTTGCAAAGTCTGACCGATGTGATAACCATTTCTGAAACTTTTAAAGAAAATCGCAGACCTAAAGTGGTATTAACGTGGGCGCCCCACGTAAAGGCATTGCCGCAATGCGTGGCTAACAGTTTTGCGCAGTGGATCAACGCGTGGGGAGAGGCTGATTTTGTAATTGCACATCCGGAGGACTATGAGCTGGATGTACAGTTTACAAAAGGAGCAACCATTACCCACAATCAGGAAGAAGCCTTGCGTGATGCGGATTACGTGTATGTAAAGAACTGGAGCACGTATACCGATTACGGAAAGATTTATTGCAACGATCCGTCATGGATGTTGACGAATCAGAAATTAGCAAAAACAAATCAGGCAAAGGTCATGCACTGTTTACCTGTGCGAAGGAATGTAGAGTTGAGTGATGAAGTGCTTGATAGTGCCAATAGCCTGGTAACACAACAGGCCGGTAACCGAGTGTGGGCAGCGCAGGTGGTTTTGAGTGAAATTTTGAAAAGCAATAGAAAATAG
- the argB gene encoding acetylglutamate kinase, with protein sequence MNRLFVIKIGGNVLDNPEALKKFLQDFSHIREPKILVHGGGKLATKIGEQLGIKANFVKGRRITDADTRDLVTMVYGGLVNKQLVAQLQPLGCNALGVTGADGNMIKAKKRPVGEVDFGFVGDITPADVNTSLLYFLLKQNVVPVFASLTHADGAILNTNADTIASVLAIALSKHFDTRLIFCFEKRGVLKNIEDDSSVIRLLDESSYKTLLTQGLFADGILPKLENAFAAINAGVKEVLIGEATHLLQNVGQETEGTLIVK encoded by the coding sequence ATGAATAGGTTATTTGTTATTAAGATTGGTGGTAACGTACTGGATAACCCGGAGGCCTTGAAAAAATTCCTTCAGGATTTTTCGCATATCCGAGAACCGAAGATTCTTGTACATGGCGGAGGCAAACTGGCCACCAAGATTGGTGAGCAACTTGGAATTAAGGCCAACTTTGTAAAGGGCAGAAGAATTACCGATGCCGATACCCGCGACCTGGTAACGATGGTGTATGGCGGATTGGTGAACAAGCAATTGGTAGCGCAACTTCAACCGTTGGGTTGCAATGCGTTGGGCGTAACCGGTGCGGATGGAAACATGATCAAAGCGAAAAAACGACCGGTTGGTGAAGTTGATTTCGGTTTTGTGGGCGACATTACCCCGGCTGATGTCAATACTTCGCTTTTGTATTTTTTACTCAAGCAAAACGTTGTTCCGGTGTTCGCATCGCTTACACATGCCGATGGGGCAATATTAAATACCAATGCCGATACGATTGCATCGGTGCTCGCGATAGCCCTCAGTAAACATTTCGATACGCGCCTGATTTTCTGTTTTGAGAAAAGAGGTGTGTTAAAAAATATTGAAGATGATTCCTCAGTGATTCGGTTGCTGGATGAAAGCAGTTACAAGACCTTGTTGACGCAAGGTTTGTTTGCCGATGGTATTCTGCCCAAGCTTGAAAATGCATTTGCGGCTATAAACGCTGGTGTAAAGGAAGTGTTGATTGGCGAGGCAACACACTTGTTGCAAAACGTAGGACAAGAAACGGAGGGTACGTTGATTGTGAAATAG